The following proteins are co-located in the Brevibacillus laterosporus DSM 25 genome:
- a CDS encoding type I polyketide synthase, with protein sequence MHELISEDMQSSVAIIGMSGRFPGARNIEEFWHNLRQGKESIHFFKPKSEKKIPAMGILENMAEFDAAFFEMTPREAEVTDPQQRLFLETAYEALEQAGYDPAKYSGRIAVYAGSGQSGYLDHVHSHPEIVDALGGYQIMLGTQPDFLSTRVSYKLDLTGPSIAVQTACSSSLVSVHMACQSLLTYECDMALAGGVSVKADQSNNHEFQEGSILSPDGHCRAFDSKAQGTVIGNGVGVVLLKRLEDALADNDHILGVVKGTAINNDGKQKVGYTAPSIAYQAEVIKDALTIADVNPETISYIEAHGTGTILGDPIEIAALTEAYSEHTTKTGFCAIGSVKTNIGHLDNASGVTGLIKTVLALSNKQIPPSLHFSESNRQIDFEQSPFYVNTKLTEWKTGDHPRRAGVSSFGIGGTNVHVILEEAPVYAKREEDAPTEWKVLPLSAKTQTALHQAKANLADFLDKNPEVNLGDVAYTLQAGRKEFSHRSAVIAHDTTSAKMTLRDEYIPSVHYQGSPKELIVEGRTLPSPFIVFMFSGQGSQYVNMGRDLYETERIFREQVDYCAERVKNHIGIDIRELMYPTEELEEQVKEQLNQTIYAQPALFIIEYALAKLMESWGVRPHAMIGHSIGEYVAACLASVMSLEDALCMVSKRGSLMQKMNKGAMLAVALGELQARELLQEHGGGLCVAAVNSPISTVIAGTYEDILSVEQLMEAKGITYKRLITSHAYHSMMMEPMLGEFYESLLNMTFHEPLIPYISNITGEKITSAQATDPLYWQRHLRETVHFSTGVRTLMEESNCIFVEVGPGQSLVSLVRQHREAQQAQQSFTITTLPSAKKEQSDVASIRLAVGYLWCHGVEMNRYALGNHENARRIHLPTYPFERKTYFLEKKEKPTSNQLDTLDQKRRDMADWFYIPVWNQSSRAWSIEDEETFDINQRWLIFQDEQGLGKRVGEHAEKLGFKVVTVVPGREFSKIGENAYTIDIRSEESYHELFTTLDMHDFMPDKIVHMWSIQPIDKQEPGQEDEQLEHYGLYSMMYIAKQLGMYTLQQRIEIIALSNNLQEIANEEIHLPIRSTILGPLRVISQEYQQIKTRCIDVQLTDMSSKTSDRLLKQVFDEILSATSDFMVAIRGTHRFIQKFEQIRLSKEKYRTYSPSFRDEGVYLITGVTQEIGLSVSEEIAKSVKASLVLIGDPGFPAVDQWDSYLQAHDADDEIANKIRRLLLLTQKCEKLLYYSADLTNEEAMRRVIRLAEDNVGRIAGIVFAAERLGSGFIPLKSKDSCYQNISQQVYGTLVLEKIIGQMNIEFMLLFSRTFSLTGGVGQMDNCVANVFLDTFARYHTAKGIPTIAINWGMWKNDNWIHSQTGMSSEMQMHMEQLQEKYGITASEGAQVLNRLLTSDYSQVIVSTQDIHSAIHELIQYDSLQTNAQSHRADRNHNQEGDAYIAPRDETEKKIADIWQELFGVSAISIEANFFELGGNSLLSIQLVTRLRNTFHNDIPMDILFQFPSIVELAQAITTSQIGQEEMDEIERMLSEIEKMSPEELSHKLVSEV encoded by the coding sequence ATGCATGAGTTGATAAGCGAGGATATGCAATCCTCAGTTGCCATTATCGGTATGTCAGGGAGATTTCCAGGTGCTAGAAATATAGAAGAGTTTTGGCATAACCTTCGCCAAGGGAAAGAATCAATTCATTTCTTTAAGCCAAAAAGTGAAAAAAAGATCCCAGCAATGGGAATTTTGGAAAATATGGCCGAATTCGATGCAGCATTTTTTGAAATGACTCCACGGGAAGCAGAAGTCACAGACCCTCAACAACGCTTGTTCCTCGAAACTGCTTATGAGGCCTTGGAACAGGCAGGATATGATCCGGCGAAATATAGTGGGAGAATTGCGGTTTATGCAGGCAGTGGGCAATCCGGGTATTTAGACCATGTACATAGTCACCCCGAAATTGTAGATGCCCTTGGAGGCTATCAGATCATGCTTGGTACACAACCTGATTTTCTTTCCACGCGTGTATCATACAAGCTAGACTTAACAGGCCCTAGTATAGCGGTGCAGACAGCTTGCTCTAGTTCCTTGGTAAGCGTACATATGGCATGCCAAAGCTTGTTGACATACGAATGTGACATGGCTTTGGCTGGTGGAGTATCCGTTAAGGCAGATCAAAGCAATAATCACGAATTTCAAGAAGGCAGTATTTTGTCTCCAGATGGTCATTGTCGTGCCTTTGATTCTAAAGCACAAGGAACAGTAATCGGCAATGGGGTTGGAGTTGTCTTGCTTAAACGATTAGAGGACGCTTTGGCTGACAATGATCATATCCTCGGAGTCGTGAAGGGAACAGCTATTAATAATGATGGTAAGCAGAAAGTGGGCTATACTGCTCCAAGCATTGCTTATCAAGCAGAGGTAATCAAAGATGCTCTTACCATTGCTGATGTTAATCCAGAAACGATTAGCTACATAGAGGCACATGGAACAGGAACAATACTTGGAGACCCGATTGAAATAGCGGCACTGACAGAAGCATACTCTGAGCATACGACCAAGACAGGCTTTTGTGCGATTGGGTCTGTAAAAACCAATATCGGACATCTTGATAACGCATCTGGAGTGACGGGTTTAATTAAAACAGTGCTGGCACTTTCAAATAAACAAATTCCTCCAAGCCTTCATTTTTCTGAATCGAATCGGCAGATTGACTTTGAACAAAGCCCCTTTTATGTAAACACCAAGCTTACAGAGTGGAAGACAGGTGATCATCCTCGTCGTGCAGGAGTTAGCTCGTTTGGTATAGGAGGCACAAATGTACATGTGATCCTAGAAGAGGCGCCTGTGTATGCTAAGAGAGAAGAGGATGCACCTACCGAGTGGAAAGTATTACCTCTTTCTGCCAAGACACAGACTGCTCTTCATCAGGCAAAAGCAAATCTAGCAGATTTTTTGGACAAAAATCCAGAAGTAAATCTAGGGGATGTAGCATATACGCTACAAGCAGGAAGAAAAGAATTTTCCCATCGAAGTGCTGTGATTGCTCATGATACTACATCCGCGAAAATGACTTTACGAGACGAGTATATTCCTTCCGTTCACTATCAGGGTAGCCCAAAGGAGCTGATCGTAGAAGGAAGAACGCTCCCAAGCCCCTTTATCGTATTCATGTTTTCCGGTCAAGGCTCACAGTATGTGAATATGGGGCGAGACCTATATGAGACTGAGAGAATATTTAGAGAACAAGTGGATTATTGTGCTGAGCGAGTAAAGAATCACATTGGTATTGATATTCGTGAGCTGATGTATCCAACTGAGGAGCTGGAAGAACAAGTTAAAGAGCAATTAAACCAAACGATCTATGCCCAACCAGCCCTTTTTATCATCGAATACGCTTTAGCTAAATTGATGGAATCATGGGGTGTTCGTCCACATGCTATGATCGGTCACAGTATAGGTGAGTACGTCGCAGCTTGCCTTGCCAGCGTAATGTCATTGGAAGACGCTCTGTGCATGGTTTCAAAACGAGGTAGCTTGATGCAAAAGATGAATAAAGGTGCAATGCTAGCGGTAGCACTAGGAGAATTACAGGCTCGTGAATTATTGCAAGAACATGGTGGGGGGCTTTGTGTAGCAGCTGTGAATAGTCCGATATCTACTGTCATTGCGGGTACATATGAAGATATTCTTAGCGTAGAGCAATTGATGGAAGCAAAGGGTATTACTTATAAACGGTTGATTACCTCTCACGCTTACCATTCGATGATGATGGAGCCAATGTTAGGAGAGTTTTATGAATCGTTACTGAATATGACCTTCCATGAACCGCTGATTCCATATATTTCTAACATTACTGGTGAAAAAATTACCTCTGCGCAGGCAACAGACCCTCTTTATTGGCAAAGACATCTTCGAGAAACCGTTCATTTCTCTACAGGAGTTCGCACTCTGATGGAGGAGTCCAATTGTATTTTTGTTGAAGTAGGACCGGGCCAGTCGCTTGTCTCCCTCGTTCGTCAGCATAGAGAAGCACAACAGGCTCAGCAATCATTTACCATCACTACGTTGCCATCTGCGAAAAAGGAACAATCGGATGTGGCTAGTATACGATTAGCGGTGGGGTACTTGTGGTGCCATGGAGTAGAGATGAATCGTTATGCTTTAGGGAATCATGAAAATGCTCGTCGTATTCATCTTCCAACCTATCCTTTTGAAAGAAAGACCTACTTCCTAGAGAAAAAGGAGAAACCAACAAGTAATCAACTCGATACATTGGATCAAAAGAGAAGGGATATGGCTGATTGGTTCTATATTCCGGTGTGGAATCAATCGAGCAGAGCTTGGTCTATCGAAGACGAGGAAACCTTTGATATAAATCAAAGATGGTTGATTTTTCAAGACGAGCAAGGGCTAGGGAAACGAGTAGGAGAGCACGCTGAAAAGCTTGGGTTTAAAGTAGTGACTGTGGTTCCTGGGCGAGAGTTTTCTAAAATTGGCGAGAACGCTTATACCATCGATATCAGAAGTGAAGAATCTTATCATGAGCTGTTTACAACATTGGATATGCACGATTTTATGCCAGACAAAATCGTTCACATGTGGAGCATTCAGCCTATAGACAAGCAAGAACCAGGACAGGAAGATGAACAGTTAGAGCATTATGGTTTATATAGCATGATGTACATTGCTAAACAATTAGGAATGTATACATTACAGCAAAGAATAGAAATCATTGCTCTTTCAAATAACCTACAAGAAATAGCCAATGAGGAGATCCATCTTCCAATACGATCAACCATATTAGGACCTCTACGTGTTATATCACAAGAATATCAGCAGATAAAAACGCGCTGCATTGACGTTCAACTGACAGATATGTCTTCCAAAACATCAGATCGATTACTAAAACAAGTGTTTGATGAGATTTTGAGTGCTACATCCGATTTTATGGTCGCTATTCGCGGTACCCACCGATTTATTCAAAAATTTGAACAAATAAGGCTGTCAAAGGAGAAGTACCGTACATATTCGCCTTCTTTCCGTGATGAAGGAGTATATCTTATTACAGGTGTGACTCAGGAAATAGGGTTGTCAGTAAGTGAAGAGATAGCCAAATCAGTAAAAGCTTCCCTGGTTTTAATAGGTGATCCTGGTTTTCCAGCAGTTGATCAATGGGATAGCTACCTGCAAGCCCATGATGCAGATGATGAGATTGCGAACAAAATCAGAAGACTCCTTCTCCTTACGCAAAAATGCGAAAAATTACTTTATTATTCTGCTGATCTGACAAATGAAGAGGCAATGAGACGAGTGATTCGTTTAGCGGAAGACAACGTGGGAAGGATTGCAGGTATCGTTTTTGCTGCAGAGCGACTTGGTTCTGGTTTCATTCCATTAAAAAGTAAAGATTCTTGCTATCAAAACATTTCACAGCAGGTGTACGGCACACTCGTCCTTGAAAAGATCATAGGTCAAATGAATATTGAATTTATGCTCCTATTCTCGCGTACATTTTCTCTAACAGGCGGTGTAGGTCAGATGGACAATTGTGTAGCAAATGTCTTTTTGGATACATTCGCTAGATATCATACTGCAAAAGGTATTCCTACTATTGCAATTAACTGGGGAATGTGGAAAAACGATAATTGGATTCATAGTCAGACAGGGATGTCGTCAGAAATGCAGATGCATATGGAACAATTGCAAGAAAAATACGGAATCACAGCCAGTGAAGGCGCACAGGTCTTGAACCGTCTTCTTACAAGCGACTACTCTCAAGTGATTGTTTCTACGCAAGACATTCATTCTGCGATTCATGAATTGATTCAATACGATTCCTTACAAACAAATGCTCAGTCTCACCGTGCTGATCGAAATCACAATCAAGAAGGTGATGCCTATATCGCACCACGTGATGAGACGGAGAAGAAAATAGCTGACATTTGGCAAGAGTTATTTGGTGTTTCTGCAATCAGTATTGAGGCTAACTTTTTTGAACTAGGTGGTAACTCTCTATTATCCATTCAGCTTGTTACACGTTTGCGAAATACGTTCCATAACGATATTCCGATGGATATTCTTTTCCAATTTCCATCTATTGTAGAGTTAGCTCAAGCGATAACGACGTCTCAGATCGGACAAGAGGAGATGGATGAAATCGAGCGTATGTTGAGTGAAATAGAAAAGATGTCACCAGAGGAACTATCACATAAACTTGTTAGCGAGGTATAA